The following proteins are encoded in a genomic region of Gavia stellata isolate bGavSte3 unplaced genomic scaffold, bGavSte3.hap2 HAP2_SCAFFOLD_42, whole genome shotgun sequence:
- the LOC132321416 gene encoding antigen WC1.1-like, with amino-acid sequence MGTEGLLSPEVLWLLLWVQLCRGFVRLVEGKSRCSGRAEIRDGDQWKTVCDSHFGPKAADVVCRELQCGVALPVTGGGHFGEGVGPIWDGALQCVGNESLLASCPRGSPRDQPCTHVNSAIVTCTCKNSGFVRLVEGKSRCSGRVEIRDGDQWKTVCDSHFGPKAADVVCRELQDMRIQKCTLAMAEDLFPRRVLERGAGFVRLVEGKSHCSGRVEIRDGDQWKTVCDSHFGPKAADVVCRELQCGVALPVTGGGHFGEGVGPIWDGELQCVGNESLLASCPRGSPRDQPCTHVNSAIVTCTQYTGFRLVNGSTACAGRVEVQVLGTWGTLCASHWDLSDAHVLCHQLNCGFAESIPGGEYFGRETGPVWRDSFHCDGTEAHLGQCPVITLGASPCSRGSNAAVICSGDFASLRLVGGGSRCDGRVEIFQHGTWGRVLDDQWDVQEASVVCRQLRCGEAGRAYNPPKPERGTGPVGLRGVRCAGHEANLTLCNTSLPESALAAGVAEDVGAICWGSRRVRLVNGAGRCAGRVEIYYQGSWGTVCDDGWDLSDAAVICHQLGCGGAVEVAGSAQFGEGSGQIWLDGVNCSGAEAALWDCPARPWGQHDCGHKEDAGVVCSEFVALRLENSDGCSGRLQVFYNGTWGSICSNSMTLDTVSLACKELGCGDRGSQETGLPYGRVSGPAWLDKVQCGEKTSSFWQCPSAPWDPQSCEDLRDEVHIICNDREKIRAVGGEDGCSGRVEVWHRGSWGTVCDDSWDMRDAEVACRQLGCGPAVSALHEAAFGMGMGPIWLEQVECQGTELSLQDCWARPGDSGVCRHKEDAAVRCSDPTRGRLTSSGRVSVPVIICIILGALLCLLLALLAGQVLSARAGRRGSWRAQEPFPEAVYEEVVYSPAWEKQARFGRSGSYSEESLTQLQPYPGVSEEEDGLGSAPGGSLHSQRSARVPGAEGVTSSLSLGSTGYDDAEEVSLAHPCEDTKAVTPELSAQQCLSPSPGEPNPAVPLGAARREERSVQLGEL; translated from the exons ATGGGCACAGAGGGACTCCTGTCCCCTGaggtgctgtggctgctgctctgggtgCAGCTGTGCAGAG GATTTGTCCGGCTGGTGGAAGGGAAGAGCCGCTGCTCAGGACGTGCGGAGATCCGTGATGGGGACCAGTGGAAAACCGTCTGTGATTCCCACTTTGGTCCCAAAGCTGCTGACGtggtctgcagggagctgcagtgcGGCGTGGCCCTGCCTGTCACTGGAGGAGGTCACTTTGGAGAAGGGGTCGGTCCCATCTGGGATGGAGCGCTGCAGTGTGTGGGGAATGAATCCCTCCTGGCCTCCTGCCCCAGAGGGTCCCCCAGggaccagccctgcacccacgTGAACAGCGCTATTGTCACCTGCACATGTAAGAATTCCG gatttGTCCGGCTGGTGGAAGGGAAGAGCCGCTGCTCAGGACGTGTGGAGATCCGTGATGGGGACCAGTGGAAAACCGTCTGTGATTCCCACTTTGGTCCCAAAGCTGCTGACGtggtctgcagggagctgca GGACATGCGCATCCAGAAGTGCACTCTGGCCATGGCTGAGGACCTCTTTCCCAGGAGGGTGCTGGAGCGAGGGGCTG GATTTGTCCGGCTGGTGGAAGGGAAGAGCCACTGCTCAGGACGTGTGGAGATCCGTGATGGGGACCAGTGGAAAACCGTCTGTGATTCCCACTTTGGTCCCAAAGCTGCTGACGtggtctgcagggagctgcagtgcGGTGTGGCCCTGCCTGTCACTGGAGGAGGTCACTTTGGAGAAGGGGTCGGTCCCATCTGGGATGGAGAGTTGCAGTGTGTGGGGAATGAATCCCTCCTGGCCTCCTGCCCCAGAGGGTCCCCCAGggaccagccctgcacccacgTGAACAGCGCTATTGTCACCTGCACAC AGTACACAGGGTTCAGGCTGGTGAACGGCAGCACGGCATGTGCAGGGAGGGTGGAGGTCCAGGTGCTGGGGACCTGGGGGACCCTCTGTGCCTCCCACTGGGATCTGTCGGATGCCCACGTTCTCTGTCATCAACTCAACTGTGGGTTTGCCGAGTCCATTCCTGGAGGAGAGTATTTTGGGAGAGAGACTGGCCCTGTCTGGAGAGACTCATTCCACTGTGACGGGACTGAAGCCCACCTGGGTCAGTGCCCAGTGATCACCCTGGGGGCCTCACCATGCTCCCGCGGGAGCAACGCTGCTGTTATTTGCTCAGGTGA CTTTGCATCCCTGCGGCTGGTGGGTGGAGGGAGCCGGTGCGATGGGCGAGTGGAGATCTTCCAGCATGGGACGTGGGGCAGAGTCCTGGATGACCAGTGGGATGTGCAGGAGGCCAGCGTGGTGTGCCGGCAGCTGCGGTGcggagaggcagggagagctTACAACCCCCCAAAGCCGGAGCGAGGGACGGGCCCTGTGGGGCTGCGAGGGGTCAGGTGCGCAGGGCACGAGGCCAACCTGACCCTCTGCAACACCTCCCTGCCTGAGAGTGCACTGGCGGCAGGGGTTGCGGAGGACGTGGGAGCCATTTGCTGGG GGAGCCGGCGGGTCCGGCTGGTGAACGGGGCTGGGCGCTGCGCCGGGAGAGTGGAGATCTACtaccagggcagctgggggacTGTCTGCGACGATGGCTGGGACCTGTCTGATGCTGCCGTCATTTGCCACCAGCTGGGCTGCGGAGGGGCAGTGGAGGTGGCTGGCTCTGCTCAGTTTGGGGAAGGCTCCGGGCAGATCTGGCTGGATGGCGTGAACTGCTCCGGGGCCGAAGCTGCTCTCTGGGACTGCCCTGCCAGGCCCTGGGGGCAGCACGACTGCGGGCACAAAGAGGATGCGGGAGTCGTCTGTTCag AGTTCGTGGCCCTGAGGCTGGAGAACAGCGACGGCTGCTCTGGGCGCCTGCAGGTTTTCTACAACGGGACATGGGGGAGCATTTGCTCCAACTCGATGACTCTCGACACGGTGTCGCTGGCATGCAAGGAGCTGGGCTGCGGAGACAGAGGATCCCAGGAAACAGGCCTGCCCTATGGTAGGGTGTCTGGCCCCGCGTGGCTGGATAAGGTGCAGTGTGGGGAGAAAACCAGCTCCTTCTGGCAGTGTCCCTCGGCTCCCTGGGACCCACAGTCATGCGAAGACCTGCGAGACGAGGTCCACATCATCTGCAACG ACAGGGAGAAGATTCGtgcagtgggaggtgaggacgGGTGCTCAGGCAGAGTGGAGGTCTGGCACCGTGGCTCTTGGGGGACGGTGTGCGATGACTCCTGGGACATGCGGGATGCTGAAGTGgcgtgcaggcagctgggctgtggcccCGCAGTGTCTGCCCTGCATGAGGCTGCgtttgggatggggatgggccccatctggctggagcaggtggagtGCCAGGGGACAGAGCTGTCCTTACAGGACTGCTGGGCCCGGCCCGGGGACAGCGGTGTTTGCCGGCATAAGGAAGATGCTGCCGTGCGCTGCTCAG ATCCCACCCGAGGCCGTCTGACCAGCAGTGGGAGAGTCTCAGTGCCCGTCATCATCTGCATCATCCTGGGggcccttctctgcctgctcctggccctCCTGGCTGGGCAAGTGCTAAGCGCCAGGGCTGGACGCAGAG GCTCCTGGAGAGCTCAGGAACCATTCCCCGAGGCCGTGTATGAGGAGGTTGTTTACAGCCCAGCGTGGGAGAAGCAGGCGAGGTTTGGTCGCTCAG GCTCCTATTCAGAGGAGTCCCTGACCCAGCTGCAGCCCTACCCTGGCGTgagcgaggaggaggatggtCTGGGATCAGCACCAG GGGGCAGCCTGCACTCCCAGAGAAGTGCCAGGGTCCCTGGAGCTGAAGGAGTCACCTCgtccctgtccctggggagTACGGGCTATGATGATGCTGAAGAGGTGTCTCTGGCACATCCCTGTGAGGACACAAAGGCTGTGACACCGGAGCTCAGTGCACAACAGTGCCTGAGCCCCAGCCCAGGAGAGCCCAACCCTGCTGTGCCGCTGGGTGcagccaggagggaggagaggtctgtgcagctgggagagctgtGA